Proteins co-encoded in one Arachis stenosperma cultivar V10309 chromosome 7, arast.V10309.gnm1.PFL2, whole genome shotgun sequence genomic window:
- the LOC130939303 gene encoding uncharacterized protein LOC130939303: MTREPAIALHITTLSPSWLDPITNYLEHGQVPGDEKDAVKLRREAAKYAVIQGQLFKRAQPPLLKCLHPDQTDYVLREVHEGCCGHHIGGKALARKLIRAGYYWPSMMADSKEFVKKCIKCQQNANFAKAPANELSLLTTSRPFAQWNRPLRALPCRPWAGQISHSGN; the protein is encoded by the coding sequence atgACAAGGGAACCTGCAATTGCACTACACATAACAACCCTAAGTCCTtcatggctagaccccatcaccaACTACCTAGAACACGGCCAAGTCCCTGGTGACGAAAAGGATGCGGTGAAATTAAGGAGAGAAGCGGCCAAATACGCCGTCATCCAAGGACAGCTGTTCAAAAGGGCTCAGCCACCCCTACTGAAGTGCCTACACCCCGACCAAACGGACTATGTCCTCAGGGAAGTCCACGAGGGCTGCTGTGGGCACCACATCGGAGGAAAAGCCCTAGCGAGGAAGTTGATCCGAGCTGGGTACTACTGGCCGTCGATGATGGCAGATTCCAAAGAGTTTGTCAAAAAGTGCATAAAGTGCCAacagaacgccaactttgccaAGGCACCGGCAAACGAGTTGAGCTTGCTGACGACCTCCCGGCCATTCGCTCAGTGGAATCGACCTCTTAGGGCCCTTCCCTGTCGGCCCTGGGCAGGTCAAATATCTCATAGTGGCAATTGa